A window of the Tachysurus fulvidraco isolate hzauxx_2018 chromosome 6, HZAU_PFXX_2.0, whole genome shotgun sequence genome harbors these coding sequences:
- the il17d gene encoding interleukin-17D isoform X1 — MPGAEVVALLVVVVSCAARGGKGNRRLCADLPEEILEQRFGRLSVGVLSAFHHTLQLTTEPQNLSCPSSGLMQSFKRSGMPVNLLSLSPWAYRLRHEPSRYPRYIPEAYCLCKGCLTGPSGEESEDYRSVPVFVPTAVLRRSGSCVGGRRSYTESYESIAVGCTCVPALRAHKSAHRNNQSTRTVMQKSNTRRKAGGDGGKKKLPERT, encoded by the exons ATGCCTGGAGCCGAGGTTGTGGCGCTGCTTGTAGTCGTGGTGAGCTGTGCGGCGCGCGGAGGAAAAGGGAACCGGAGACTGTGTGCGGATCTTCCCGAGGAGATTCTGGAGCAGAGGTTCGGGCGCCTCTCCGTCGGAGTCCTCAGCGCTTTCCATCACACACTCCAACTCACAACAGAGCCTCAGAACCTGAGTTGCCCGTCATCAGGTCTCATGCAGAGCTTCAAGAGGTCAGGCATGCCGGTGAATCTGTTAAGTCTTTCACCTTGGGCGTACAG ATTGAGACACGAACCATCGCGTTATCCCCGCTATATCCCTGAAGCGTATTGCTTATGTAAGGGCTGTCTGACGGGGCCGAGCGGTGAGGAGAGTGAAGACTACCGCAGTGTCCCGGTGTTTGTGCCCACAGCTGTGCTGCGCCGCTCGGGCTCGTGTGTCGGAGGCCGCCGCTCCTACACTGAGAGCTACGAGTCCATAGCGGTGGGCTGCACATGCGTACCTGCGCTACGGGCGCACAAGAGCGCACACAGGAACAACCAAAGCACACGGACAGTTATGCAAAAGTCCAACACAAGAAGAAAAG ccggaggtgacggcggcaagaaaaaactccctgagaggacatga
- the il17d gene encoding interleukin-17D isoform X2, producing the protein MPGAEVVALLVVVVSCAARGGKGNRRLCADLPEEILEQRFGRLSVGVLSAFHHTLQLTTEPQNLSCPSSGLMQSFKRLRHEPSRYPRYIPEAYCLCKGCLTGPSGEESEDYRSVPVFVPTAVLRRSGSCVGGRRSYTESYESIAVGCTCVPALRAHKSAHRNNQSTRTVMQKSNTRRKAGGDGGKKKLPERT; encoded by the exons ATGCCTGGAGCCGAGGTTGTGGCGCTGCTTGTAGTCGTGGTGAGCTGTGCGGCGCGCGGAGGAAAAGGGAACCGGAGACTGTGTGCGGATCTTCCCGAGGAGATTCTGGAGCAGAGGTTCGGGCGCCTCTCCGTCGGAGTCCTCAGCGCTTTCCATCACACACTCCAACTCACAACAGAGCCTCAGAACCTGAGTTGCCCGTCATCAGGTCTCATGCAGAGCTTCAAGAG ATTGAGACACGAACCATCGCGTTATCCCCGCTATATCCCTGAAGCGTATTGCTTATGTAAGGGCTGTCTGACGGGGCCGAGCGGTGAGGAGAGTGAAGACTACCGCAGTGTCCCGGTGTTTGTGCCCACAGCTGTGCTGCGCCGCTCGGGCTCGTGTGTCGGAGGCCGCCGCTCCTACACTGAGAGCTACGAGTCCATAGCGGTGGGCTGCACATGCGTACCTGCGCTACGGGCGCACAAGAGCGCACACAGGAACAACCAAAGCACACGGACAGTTATGCAAAAGTCCAACACAAGAAGAAAAG ccggaggtgacggcggcaagaaaaaactccctgagaggacatga
- the eef1akmt1 gene encoding EEF1A lysine methyltransferase 1, which produces MGDREEEDDDVPQLSAAALAALQEFYEENEAGTTALSHSYTVGAIQEDWRMSQFWYSEETATRLAEEAVQQAGKQGRIACISAPSIYQKLKQLESQKIDGSHRVSAVLLEFDRRFTVYGDEFIFYDYNNPLCLPEDVLPQSFDIVVADPPYLSEECLNKVALTVKYLSKSKILLCTGAIMEEHAGKLLDVKTCSYLPKHNHNLANEFRCYVNYESTLL; this is translated from the exons ATGGGTGACCgtgaggaagaggatgatgatgtgCCTCAGCTGTCGGCTGCTGCTCTGGCGGCTCTACAGGAGTTTTACGAGGAGAATGAAGCAGGAACCACAGCACTGAGCCACAGCTACACTGTAGGGGCCATTCAGGAGGACTGG CGGATGAGCCAGTTCTGGTACAGTGAAGAGACCGCTACAAGGTTGGCTGAGGAAGCTGTACAGCAAGCAGGAAAACAGGGCAG GATAGCATGCATCAGTGCACCAAGCATCTACCAGAAGCTGAAGCAGCTTGAATCCCAGAAAATAGATGGGTCACATCGTGTGTCCGCTGTGTTGCTCGAGTTTGACCGCCGATTTACTGTGTATGGTGATGAGTTCATCTTCTATGACTACAACAACCCACTGTGTTTGCCTGAAGATGTCCTCCCTCAGAGTTTTGACATCGTCGTTGCAGACCCTCCGTACCTATCTGAGGAGTGTCTGAACAAGGTGGCACTCACAGTAAAATATCTCAGCAAGAGTAAAATCCTTCTGTGCACAG gggCTATTATGGAAGAGCATGCTGGAAAACTTCTGGATGTGAAGACATGCAGTTATCTACCCAAACATAATCACAACCTCGCCAATGAGTTCAGGTGTTACGTTAACTATGAGTCAACTCTACTCTAG